A genomic window from Cloacibacillus evryensis DSM 19522 includes:
- a CDS encoding sigma-54 interaction domain-containing protein: MNGNKLNKDYLEHVLANIESSVCVVNLERKIIYVNNLAKHRLYQGREFLNPSMYDIFPDLTIGNSVIERVFATGKPEMNTVCMWTDINKKQRISLISVFPIIDNNEIVAVCEAAEPMDELSSESKEFFYRKFPHINEILKDEFKVRESHYCLSDIIGDGPATQELKRKIILAANSQANLLIYGETGTGKEMIAQSVYSMYKANDTPFIAQNCAAIPESLLESSLFGTVKGSFTGAETRPGLFELANKGVLFLDEINSMPLNLQAKILRPLQEHVVRRVGGLKEIPVNFRLITATNTKPDRLVGEGMIRNDLFYRICVVYLEVPPLRARKDEIPILVKHFVEEFNDMYGKSIVGFDRKSINFFMEYDWPGNVRELKNVVERSICMSSKKIIAFDRKEMFPFSGDVISQNFYPCAGGHDILLPKFSFSLKRAVTNFEISLLKETITKYKGNLSKAAQELEIPQQTLQNKLSKFHLREFVQETKNKMYYK, translated from the coding sequence ATGAATGGCAACAAGCTCAACAAAGATTACCTAGAGCATGTTTTGGCAAATATTGAATCTTCCGTGTGTGTTGTTAATCTCGAAAGAAAAATCATATATGTAAATAACCTTGCTAAGCATAGACTTTATCAAGGGAGAGAATTTCTTAATCCGTCTATGTATGATATTTTTCCCGATCTGACAATAGGTAATAGTGTAATAGAACGAGTCTTTGCAACAGGGAAACCTGAAATGAATACGGTGTGTATGTGGACAGATATCAATAAAAAACAAAGGATTTCTTTAATTTCAGTATTTCCTATCATTGACAATAACGAGATAGTTGCCGTATGTGAAGCGGCAGAGCCTATGGATGAACTTAGTTCTGAATCAAAGGAATTTTTTTATAGGAAGTTTCCTCATATTAACGAAATATTGAAAGATGAGTTTAAGGTAAGGGAATCCCATTACTGTTTAAGTGATATTATTGGAGATGGTCCAGCTACTCAGGAGTTGAAAAGAAAGATAATACTTGCTGCTAACTCACAGGCTAATCTATTGATTTATGGCGAAACTGGTACAGGTAAAGAAATGATAGCTCAGTCAGTATATTCGATGTATAAGGCGAACGACACGCCATTTATCGCGCAAAATTGCGCAGCAATTCCAGAATCTCTTTTGGAGAGTAGTTTGTTCGGTACTGTAAAGGGGAGCTTTACTGGTGCGGAAACCAGACCAGGGCTTTTTGAACTGGCGAACAAGGGGGTTTTGTTTCTTGATGAAATAAACTCCATGCCGCTGAACCTACAGGCAAAGATACTACGCCCTCTCCAAGAACATGTAGTACGTAGGGTTGGTGGGTTAAAAGAGATACCAGTTAATTTTAGATTAATTACAGCGACAAACACTAAACCAGATCGGCTCGTTGGAGAGGGGATGATACGAAACGACCTGTTTTATCGCATATGCGTGGTTTATTTGGAAGTTCCTCCTTTAAGAGCCCGAAAAGACGAGATTCCTATTTTAGTAAAACATTTTGTAGAAGAATTCAATGATATGTATGGTAAGTCCATAGTGGGTTTTGATCGGAAGAGTATTAATTTCTTCATGGAGTATGACTGGCCTGGTAATGTAAGAGAATTGAAGAATGTCGTAGAACGTTCAATATGCATGTCCTCAAAAAAAATAATAGCATTTGACCGTAAGGAGATGTTTCCATTTTCCGGGGATGTAATATCGCAGAATTTTTATCCTTGTGCTGGTGGGCATGATATCTTGCTACCTAAATTTTCTTTTTCACTTAAGAGAGCCGTGACAAATTTTGAAATATCGCTACTGAAAGAGACTATTACGAAGTATAAAGGTAACCTTTCAAAAGCTGCTCAAGAGTTGGAGATTCCGCAACAGACTCTTCAAAATAAACTCAGCAAGTTTCATTTGCGGGAATTTGTTCAAGAAACAAAAAACAAAATGTACTATAAATAG
- a CDS encoding L-serine ammonia-lyase, iron-sulfur-dependent, subunit alpha: MAVSILNNVIGPVMPGSSSSHTAGPYHIAKLFRGFAGALPKRTVFTFAPGSSIAECYRDQGSDLALVMGTLGLPLTDGRFKEALSLFSAFGIEIEFAIDNFKGARHPNSIMIEAETEGGGILTAVADSTGGGAFTLHALNGCQVDISGDAYYLFVESELPPDSSSFDGYGTVTRHENGFLLTSPYEIPPEAVDKLRAAPGVSSLRAAEPVFYPIRGRALYKDGREMIEYARERGISLGETALEYESALLDMPKDELDREMERRLSVMERAVALGLSDGSPRMSLLAPTAKEIMAAEAAGKLALGGIHTRAAARAMAAMQVNSGQGIVCAAPTGGSAGVLPGVVVTMLDDLKIPRADVVRAMWAAGAAGWVLGEHGTFAAEVCGCQVEIGAAGAMGAAAVVEMAGGSAAQCCDAAAVMFQNAMGLVCDLVQATVEIPCHTRNASFASQAFVCADLVLGGYHNPVGIDCTVEAVCASGRMLPCELRCTSLGGMAVTSEALAMKKRR; encoded by the coding sequence ATGGCGGTCAGCATTCTCAATAATGTGATCGGGCCGGTAATGCCCGGCTCTTCAAGCTCTCATACCGCGGGACCATATCATATCGCTAAGCTTTTTCGCGGATTTGCCGGGGCTTTGCCCAAAAGGACGGTCTTTACGTTCGCGCCGGGAAGTTCGATCGCCGAATGTTATCGTGACCAGGGGTCGGATCTGGCTCTCGTCATGGGCACCCTCGGACTGCCGCTGACCGACGGGCGCTTCAAGGAGGCGCTCTCACTATTTTCCGCCTTCGGCATCGAGATAGAATTTGCGATAGATAATTTCAAGGGCGCGCGCCACCCCAACAGTATAATGATAGAGGCCGAGACTGAGGGCGGCGGCATTCTCACCGCCGTCGCCGATTCCACGGGCGGAGGGGCTTTCACTCTCCACGCACTGAACGGCTGCCAGGTGGATATCTCCGGCGACGCCTATTATCTATTCGTTGAATCCGAGCTGCCGCCGGACTCCAGCTCTTTTGACGGATATGGAACTGTAACACGGCACGAAAACGGCTTTTTGCTGACCTCCCCCTACGAGATACCACCCGAGGCCGTCGATAAGCTGCGCGCGGCGCCGGGAGTAAGCTCTCTCAGAGCGGCGGAGCCGGTATTCTATCCTATACGGGGGCGGGCGCTTTATAAGGACGGACGCGAAATGATCGAATACGCGCGCGAGCGCGGCATTTCTTTAGGGGAGACCGCGCTCGAGTACGAATCCGCGCTGCTTGATATGCCCAAAGATGAGCTTGACCGGGAGATGGAACGGCGTCTGTCGGTGATGGAACGAGCCGTAGCGCTGGGACTGTCGGACGGTTCGCCGCGAATGTCGCTGCTCGCTCCGACCGCGAAGGAGATAATGGCCGCGGAGGCCGCAGGAAAACTGGCGCTCGGCGGCATCCACACGCGGGCCGCGGCGCGCGCGATGGCGGCGATGCAGGTGAACAGCGGTCAAGGCATCGTCTGCGCCGCTCCCACGGGAGGTTCCGCGGGAGTTTTGCCTGGCGTCGTCGTCACGATGCTCGATGATCTTAAAATCCCGCGCGCCGACGTGGTGCGCGCGATGTGGGCCGCGGGCGCGGCTGGTTGGGTGCTCGGAGAACACGGCACCTTCGCCGCCGAGGTCTGCGGCTGTCAGGTGGAGATCGGCGCGGCGGGAGCGATGGGCGCGGCGGCGGTCGTTGAAATGGCGGGAGGCTCGGCGGCGCAATGCTGCGACGCGGCGGCGGTGATGTTCCAGAACGCGATGGGTCTCGTCTGCGACCTTGTGCAGGCGACCGTTGAGATCCCATGCCACACCAGAAACGCCTCTTTCGCCTCTCAGGCCTTTGTATGCGCCGATCTCGTTTTAGGCGGATATCATAATCCCGTGGGCATAGACTGCACGGTAGAGGCCGTATGCGCCAGCGGACGAATGCTGCCCTGTGAGCTCCGCTGCACCTCGCTGGGCGGCATGGCAGTGACGAGCGAGGCCCTTGCGATGAAAAAGAGAAGGTAG
- a CDS encoding thymidine phosphorylase has protein sequence MFNMIEFIEKKRDKGRHGREEFSELIARLMVGEAPDYQLSAWLMAAYLNGLDENETMYFTESLAKSGETYSFPSDLHIVDKHSTGGVGDKTTLVLLPLAAACGAVVSKLSGPGLGFTGGTVDKLESIPGMRMHLEPEEFLEQVSRIGCAISGHSKQLAPAEGRFYKLRDVTGTVPSTELITASIVSKKLAGGAFGYVFDVKCGSGAFMKNREEAAFLAENLVKVSKKLGKGAVAAITDMEQPLGEWVGNAAEVFEAVEVLSGRGPADTRRLCVALCGLMLAVASLAKDMSEGARLAERALDDGSALRKFAEIIAAQGGDAEVVSRPLEVLPRAGKSFLIKSSRRGVLSKLDALSVGEALRALGGGRMKLDDEIDRSVAVRLRKKTGDAVSVGDTVIEVLYNDDARLAEAMKYLTDCWAVSENAERRELILDYVF, from the coding sequence ATGTTCAACATGATAGAGTTCATAGAGAAAAAACGCGATAAAGGGCGGCACGGCAGGGAAGAGTTCAGCGAACTCATCGCCAGGCTCATGGTGGGCGAAGCTCCCGACTATCAGCTCTCCGCCTGGCTGATGGCGGCCTACCTCAACGGGCTGGATGAAAACGAGACCATGTATTTCACCGAGTCTCTCGCGAAGTCTGGTGAGACCTATTCCTTCCCCTCCGACCTTCATATAGTGGACAAACACAGCACCGGAGGCGTCGGAGACAAGACGACACTGGTGCTCCTGCCGCTCGCCGCGGCTTGCGGCGCCGTAGTCTCCAAGCTCTCGGGGCCGGGGCTCGGCTTCACCGGCGGCACCGTCGATAAGCTTGAATCTATTCCGGGCATGAGGATGCACCTTGAGCCGGAAGAATTTCTCGAACAGGTGAGCCGCATCGGCTGCGCCATCTCGGGCCACTCAAAACAGCTGGCTCCCGCGGAGGGCAGGTTCTACAAGCTGCGCGACGTGACCGGTACCGTCCCCTCGACGGAGCTTATCACCGCGAGCATCGTCAGCAAGAAACTCGCGGGCGGGGCTTTTGGTTATGTGTTCGACGTAAAATGCGGCAGCGGCGCTTTCATGAAAAACAGGGAAGAGGCGGCCTTCCTGGCCGAAAACCTCGTTAAGGTCTCAAAAAAACTCGGCAAAGGAGCCGTCGCCGCGATAACCGACATGGAACAGCCGCTCGGCGAATGGGTGGGAAACGCCGCGGAGGTGTTTGAGGCCGTGGAGGTGTTGAGCGGCCGCGGTCCCGCCGACACAAGGAGGCTGTGCGTGGCGCTCTGCGGCCTGATGCTCGCCGTCGCCTCTCTCGCGAAGGACATGTCCGAGGGAGCGAGGCTTGCCGAACGCGCCCTTGACGACGGTTCCGCACTGCGAAAATTTGCCGAAATAATCGCGGCGCAGGGCGGCGACGCCGAAGTGGTCAGCCGCCCGCTGGAAGTGCTGCCGCGCGCTGGGAAGAGCTTTTTGATAAAGAGCTCCAGGCGGGGCGTCCTCTCGAAACTTGACGCGCTCTCCGTCGGCGAGGCGCTCCGCGCGCTGGGCGGCGGCCGTATGAAGCTCGACGACGAAATAGACCGTTCCGTCGCCGTCCGCCTGAGAAAAAAGACCGGCGACGCCGTATCAGTCGGCGATACGGTTATAGAGGTACTCTACAATGACGACGCCAGGCTTGCCGAGGCGATGAAATATCTCACGGATTGCTGGGCCGTATCCGAAAACGCCGAAAGGCGCGAACTGATACTGGATTACGTATTCTAA
- a CDS encoding purine-nucleoside phosphorylase, producing the protein MYHWDKVDEALRYIEKRSALRPKAAIVLGSGLGRVAEQLERPEIIPYEEIPYWPRSTAPGHEGKLLLGSLRGTPVAAMQGRAHYYEGYTMPEVTFPVRVLGQLGIEALVVTNASGAVNTDIRPGSIVAIEDHINFMGTNPLIGVNNDDWGVRFPDMTEAYDREFLRVLEQAASKEGIELRRGVYIAFSGPSFETPAEVRMARMLGADIVGMSTVPEVIAANHMGIRVLGVSCAANYGAGITSEKLTHQEVLETMSKAGETVARLIEAFIEEVRL; encoded by the coding sequence ATGTATCACTGGGACAAGGTGGATGAGGCGCTCCGATATATTGAAAAGAGAAGCGCGCTGAGGCCGAAGGCGGCTATCGTGCTGGGATCGGGACTTGGGCGCGTCGCCGAACAGCTGGAACGTCCTGAGATCATTCCCTACGAGGAGATACCGTACTGGCCGCGCTCCACAGCTCCCGGACACGAGGGGAAGCTTCTGCTCGGCAGTCTGCGCGGGACGCCGGTCGCGGCGATGCAGGGACGCGCCCACTATTACGAGGGGTACACGATGCCGGAGGTCACCTTTCCCGTGCGCGTCCTTGGCCAGCTTGGAATAGAGGCCCTTGTCGTGACGAACGCCTCCGGCGCGGTGAACACCGATATCAGGCCGGGCTCCATCGTCGCCATCGAGGATCATATCAACTTCATGGGTACGAATCCGCTCATAGGCGTGAACAACGACGACTGGGGAGTGCGCTTTCCTGACATGACGGAGGCCTATGACCGGGAATTTCTGCGCGTTCTGGAACAGGCCGCCTCTAAAGAGGGGATTGAGCTGCGCCGCGGGGTATATATCGCCTTCAGCGGCCCCTCCTTTGAAACACCCGCCGAGGTGCGCATGGCGCGGATGCTGGGCGCCGACATCGTCGGCATGTCCACCGTGCCGGAGGTGATCGCCGCGAACCACATGGGGATCCGCGTGCTGGGCGTCTCCTGCGCGGCGAATTACGGCGCCGGCATCACCTCTGAAAAGCTGACCCATCAGGAGGTGCTTGAGACGATGTCCAAAGCCGGCGAGACGGTGGCGCGTCTGATCGAGGCCTTCATAGAGGAGGTTCGCCTCTGA
- a CDS encoding tyrosine-type recombinase/integrase, with translation MIRPVGGELGKTIERFTDYLRLERGCGENTQRAYNSDMQIWLAHCEANGHDPLDMQADAISRFLLAQQGEGRKKSSVQRLGAMLRSFARFLQYDGVTDNLPRLAPLPARTKTLPQVMTEGEVQRIINACEDGTPIGKRDRAFIELAYGAGMRASELCSVRLRDLDAANGIVYVRGKGGKERTIPYIGAVRRHIGEYIAEYRPKLDKHGTEWLFLSRNGKQLHRETLWVIMRKRGLMADIPVARLHPHVLRHTFATHLLRNGMDQRTLQEILGHSSIMTTEKYTHMDMELRDYYDRFHPRA, from the coding sequence ATGATCCGCCCCGTCGGAGGCGAGCTTGGAAAGACGATAGAACGTTTCACCGACTACCTCCGGCTCGAGCGCGGATGCGGAGAAAACACACAGCGCGCCTACAACTCGGACATGCAGATATGGCTCGCGCACTGCGAGGCGAACGGGCACGACCCGCTTGATATGCAGGCCGACGCCATCTCACGCTTCCTGCTGGCACAGCAGGGAGAGGGGCGCAAAAAATCATCGGTCCAGCGTCTGGGAGCGATGCTCCGCTCTTTCGCGCGCTTTTTGCAGTATGACGGAGTGACCGACAATCTGCCGCGCCTCGCGCCGCTGCCGGCGAGGACGAAGACGCTGCCGCAGGTGATGACCGAGGGAGAGGTGCAGCGGATAATCAACGCCTGCGAGGACGGCACGCCGATCGGCAAGCGCGACCGGGCCTTTATCGAGCTTGCCTACGGAGCCGGCATGAGGGCCTCGGAGCTTTGCAGCGTACGGCTGCGCGACCTTGACGCCGCCAACGGGATAGTGTACGTCCGCGGCAAGGGCGGCAAAGAGCGGACGATACCCTACATAGGTGCCGTCCGCCGCCACATAGGTGAATATATCGCTGAATATCGTCCCAAACTCGATAAACATGGGACAGAGTGGCTCTTCCTCTCGCGGAACGGAAAACAGCTGCATCGGGAGACGCTGTGGGTCATCATGCGCAAGCGCGGCCTGATGGCTGACATTCCCGTCGCCCGCCTTCATCCGCACGTGCTGCGCCATACCTTCGCTACGCACCTGCTGCGCAACGGTATGGATCAAAGGACGCTGCAGGAGATACTGGGACACAGCTCTATCATGACGACGGAAAAATACACGCATATGGACATGGAGCTGCGGGATTACTACGATCGTTTTCACCCCCGGGCCTGA
- a CDS encoding NUDIX hydrolase gives MSDSKNQLRNIVRSECKYKGRIVDLRVDTVKFPSGSEKVREVVLHKSAVAVLPVNERGEIVLVRQYRHAIDEDIYEIPAGLVEAGEDPRETAIRELQEEVGFRPGHIEEIAEFYSSPGFCTEKIFVYYATDLISSKLPADDDEYIKVFPFAPEELGKMIAEKKINDGKTLMAYYWYAARGRRK, from the coding sequence TTGAGCGATTCTAAAAATCAATTGCGCAACATCGTGCGTTCCGAATGCAAGTATAAAGGACGCATCGTCGATCTTCGGGTGGACACCGTTAAGTTTCCCTCGGGCTCGGAGAAGGTTCGCGAGGTGGTGCTGCACAAATCCGCCGTGGCGGTCCTTCCCGTCAACGAGCGCGGGGAAATAGTCCTTGTCCGGCAGTACAGGCACGCGATAGACGAGGATATATACGAGATCCCCGCCGGGCTCGTCGAAGCCGGCGAGGACCCGCGCGAGACCGCGATACGCGAGCTTCAGGAAGAGGTCGGTTTCAGGCCGGGGCATATCGAGGAGATCGCGGAATTTTACAGTTCCCCCGGTTTTTGCACAGAGAAGATATTTGTCTACTACGCGACGGATCTTATATCATCAAAACTTCCCGCGGACGACGACGAGTACATAAAGGTATTTCCCTTCGCCCCAGAAGAGCTGGGAAAGATGATCGCCGAAAAGAAGATAAACGACGGCAAGACGCTGATGGCCTACTATTGGTATGCGGCCAGAGGAAGGCGGAAATGA
- the fmt gene encoding methionyl-tRNA formyltransferase, with the protein MGRLTVGFMGSGRFASRCLEIISERVRPAWVLTNAPKTAGRGLKFQNTPVWELAGTLGLPVHTTEKLAADRERLAWLGDNTPDVMLVIDFGHIIKEPVLSMAPLGCLNIHPSRLPEYRGSAPIQRALMDGRTKTAVSIFRLDAGMDSGPILAQPELEILPEDNTATLMEKAALLGAGTLLHYLCEAAPEDWHFTPQKEENATAAPKIDKSEGKIDWRADGAREIVNKIRGIGSSPGVYCAVRGKRLRVLAAEPLPSVAREAGRCEIVEGMPVIACREGALKLVEVQPEGKKPQRAADWARGARIEKGEEIG; encoded by the coding sequence ATGGGCCGCCTTACAGTCGGGTTCATGGGCTCCGGGCGCTTTGCCTCCCGGTGTCTTGAAATAATATCCGAGCGTGTGCGCCCCGCGTGGGTGTTGACAAACGCGCCGAAAACCGCCGGACGCGGGCTCAAGTTCCAGAATACACCCGTATGGGAGCTTGCCGGGACGCTCGGGCTGCCCGTCCATACCACGGAAAAACTCGCTGCCGACCGTGAACGGCTCGCCTGGCTGGGGGACAACACCCCCGATGTGATGCTGGTGATAGATTTCGGCCATATCATAAAGGAGCCGGTGCTTTCGATGGCTCCTCTGGGGTGTCTGAACATCCATCCTTCCAGGCTGCCGGAATACAGAGGATCGGCCCCCATACAGCGGGCGCTGATGGATGGCAGGACGAAGACCGCGGTCTCCATATTCCGACTTGACGCGGGCATGGATTCCGGGCCGATACTCGCGCAGCCCGAGCTGGAGATATTGCCGGAAGACAATACCGCGACGCTGATGGAGAAGGCCGCCCTGCTCGGCGCGGGGACATTGCTTCATTACCTTTGCGAAGCCGCGCCGGAAGACTGGCATTTTACTCCGCAAAAAGAGGAAAATGCGACCGCGGCGCCCAAGATAGACAAATCTGAGGGAAAGATCGACTGGCGCGCCGACGGCGCCCGGGAGATCGTCAACAAGATCAGAGGGATCGGAAGCTCGCCCGGAGTATACTGCGCGGTACGGGGAAAACGCCTGCGCGTGCTTGCCGCGGAACCGCTGCCCTCTGTCGCCCGCGAAGCCGGCCGATGTGAGATCGTCGAGGGAATGCCAGTCATCGCCTGCCGCGAGGGGGCGCTGAAGCTCGTAGAGGTACAGCCGGAGGGTAAAAAGCCGCAGCGCGCGGCGGACTGGGCGCGCGGAGCCCGTATTGAAAAGGGCGAAGAGATTGGATAA
- the def gene encoding peptide deformylase: MALRAICVYPDPVLREETERVEDFDGELKSLIDDMFETMYASDGIGLAAPQVGVTKKLVVIDYHGEKFVLVNPEVIEAEGSVTNEEGCLSFPGIYEKVTSPEKLTVVYQDETGAPRRLSLDGFTACVFSHEIDHLNGRLLIDRVSPLKRQFLKKKIAKRAAEK, encoded by the coding sequence ATGGCCCTTAGAGCTATATGCGTTTATCCCGATCCGGTGCTTCGCGAAGAGACGGAGCGGGTGGAAGATTTTGACGGGGAGCTGAAGTCTCTCATCGACGACATGTTCGAGACTATGTACGCCAGCGACGGGATAGGCCTTGCCGCGCCGCAGGTCGGGGTCACGAAAAAGCTCGTCGTCATAGATTATCATGGAGAAAAGTTTGTCCTTGTGAATCCCGAAGTTATCGAAGCGGAGGGCTCAGTGACGAACGAGGAGGGCTGCCTCAGCTTTCCCGGCATCTACGAGAAGGTCACGTCGCCGGAGAAACTTACGGTCGTCTATCAGGACGAAACCGGCGCTCCGCGGCGGCTCTCGCTCGACGGATTCACCGCCTGCGTCTTCTCCCATGAGATAGACCATCTGAACGGGCGTCTGCTTATCGACCGAGTTTCCCCGCTCAAACGCCAGTTCCTCAAGAAAAAAATCGCCAAACGGGCGGCGGAAAAATAA
- a CDS encoding S1 RNA-binding domain-containing protein, whose translation MVDELRTEDVMETQEKEETMEEMMQQYDVMGDFHRGKVVEGTVVDSREDGWLVDVGYKCEGFLPRKEWTHRVLVEETPEPENGAKVRVQITNIGQGEDAQLGLSRWRCEFDERWNRLEAEAENNETITVKGIRKVKGGLIVSCCGIEGFIPISHLTQEGHGVNPGKLLDQEFPVKLIEKDRRKRRLVFSRRSLIEEELTGIRQAFYDQVHEGDVLEGDVSSITSFGVFVNLGAMEGLVHISELSWQRNAKAKEIVAKGDHVKVKVIGIDKENNRISLSIRQTLDDPWTTAAERWTPGKVTEGTVTNLTEFGAFVEIEPGVEGLIHIGDLSWTRIKHPKEVLKKGQKVEVSIIETDTERKRISLGYKQLNDPWKDAAEKYQKDAEVPVKVVRIADFGAFVELEEGIEGLIHISQLSTQRVENPKEVLSEGQEVTARVLEVNPVERRIRLSLRPANEEPVRRAPRDESHDQPASGGAPSKRGEDRPRRRRPEGGDRRRQESSNSQLPQEEMNFSIGDLLKQREKEEAE comes from the coding sequence ATGGTTGACGAGCTTCGTACAGAAGACGTAATGGAAACACAGGAAAAAGAAGAAACAATGGAAGAAATGATGCAGCAGTACGATGTGATGGGCGACTTCCACCGCGGCAAGGTCGTGGAGGGAACCGTCGTCGATTCACGTGAGGACGGCTGGCTCGTAGATGTAGGCTACAAATGCGAAGGCTTTCTTCCGCGCAAAGAATGGACTCACAGAGTTCTCGTAGAAGAGACTCCCGAGCCCGAGAACGGCGCCAAGGTCAGAGTGCAGATCACGAATATCGGACAGGGCGAAGACGCCCAGCTCGGTCTCTCACGCTGGCGCTGCGAATTTGACGAGCGTTGGAACAGGCTCGAAGCAGAGGCGGAGAACAACGAGACGATAACGGTAAAGGGAATCCGCAAGGTGAAGGGCGGCCTCATCGTAAGCTGCTGCGGCATCGAAGGATTCATCCCCATCTCTCATCTCACGCAGGAAGGGCATGGAGTGAACCCCGGAAAGCTCCTTGACCAGGAGTTCCCCGTGAAGCTCATCGAAAAGGACCGCAGAAAGCGCCGCCTCGTATTCTCACGCCGCAGCCTCATCGAAGAGGAACTCACAGGCATCCGCCAGGCCTTCTATGATCAGGTACATGAAGGCGACGTCCTTGAGGGCGATGTCAGCAGCATCACTTCCTTCGGTGTTTTCGTCAACCTTGGTGCGATGGAAGGACTTGTCCACATCAGCGAACTTTCATGGCAGCGCAACGCGAAGGCCAAAGAGATAGTCGCCAAGGGTGATCATGTCAAGGTAAAGGTCATCGGCATCGACAAGGAGAACAACAGGATCTCCCTCTCGATCCGCCAGACGCTTGACGATCCCTGGACGACGGCGGCCGAGCGCTGGACGCCCGGAAAAGTCACCGAGGGCACCGTCACCAACCTGACAGAATTCGGCGCATTCGTAGAAATAGAGCCCGGCGTAGAAGGACTTATCCATATCGGAGACCTCAGCTGGACGCGCATCAAGCACCCGAAAGAAGTCCTCAAAAAGGGACAGAAGGTCGAAGTTTCGATCATCGAGACCGATACGGAACGCAAGCGCATCAGCCTCGGCTACAAGCAGCTCAACGACCCCTGGAAGGATGCCGCCGAGAAGTACCAGAAGGATGCCGAAGTCCCCGTAAAGGTCGTCCGCATCGCTGACTTCGGAGCCTTCGTCGAACTTGAAGAGGGCATCGAAGGGCTCATCCACATCTCCCAGCTCTCGACACAGAGAGTGGAGAATCCCAAAGAAGTGCTTTCAGAGGGACAGGAAGTTACCGCCCGCGTTCTCGAAGTGAACCCCGTCGAGCGCCGTATCCGCCTCAGCCTGCGTCCCGCGAACGAAGAGCCCGTAAGACGCGCGCCGCGTGATGAATCTCACGATCAGCCCGCCTCCGGCGGAGCTCCTTCAAAGCGCGGCGAAGACCGTCCGCGCCGCCGCCGCCCCGAGGGCGGAGACCGGAGAAGGCAGGAAAGCTCCAACAGCCAGCTCCCGCAGGAAGAGATGAACTTCTCGATCGGAGACCTTCTCAAGCAGCGCGAGAAGGAAGAGGCCGAATAG
- the ispH gene encoding 4-hydroxy-3-methylbut-2-enyl diphosphate reductase has product MRIITADPTGLCFGVKRAITTLEEELKKGRRVFALGSPIHNPQEIARLEKQGLVVVDSPEEVPEGAVSFVRAHGVTPEIFELLRERSAKMVDGTCPFVKTAQERAQTLSQDGYIVIILGDASHPEVKGIMGYVSGEVRVLASAGEIPRELYGRRCGILSQTTQRVETFAALVGGFASVSPEIKVYNTICRATLARQQSVCRLAEEADGIIVLGGRNSANTRKLAEIASGSGVPTLWIEHAGELEGGWLENKDTIGIAAGGSTPDWLIKELIQKLKMM; this is encoded by the coding sequence GTGAGGATCATAACCGCCGACCCGACGGGGCTCTGCTTCGGCGTAAAACGCGCGATAACGACACTTGAGGAAGAGCTGAAGAAAGGTCGCCGGGTCTTCGCGCTGGGCAGCCCGATACATAATCCGCAGGAGATAGCGCGTCTCGAGAAACAGGGGCTCGTCGTCGTCGATTCGCCGGAAGAGGTGCCGGAGGGCGCGGTATCTTTTGTGCGGGCGCACGGAGTAACGCCGGAGATATTTGAATTGCTGCGCGAAAGAAGCGCGAAAATGGTCGACGGGACATGTCCTTTTGTAAAAACGGCTCAGGAAAGAGCACAAACCCTTTCCCAAGATGGCTATATCGTGATAATATTAGGAGACGCCTCCCATCCGGAGGTCAAGGGTATTATGGGCTATGTTTCCGGAGAGGTCCGCGTGCTGGCATCGGCGGGAGAGATCCCTCGCGAATTGTACGGCAGGCGCTGCGGCATATTGAGCCAGACCACGCAGCGCGTGGAGACATTTGCGGCGCTGGTGGGCGGATTTGCCTCTGTATCTCCTGAAATAAAGGTATATAATACGATATGCCGCGCGACTCTCGCGCGCCAACAGTCCGTCTGCCGGCTCGCGGAAGAGGCGGATGGCATCATAGTGCTGGGCGGCAGAAACAGCGCTAATACGCGAAAGCTCGCAGAGATCGCCTCCGGTTCAGGAGTGCCGACCTTGTGGATAGAACACGCGGGAGAACTGGAAGGGGGTTGGTTGGAAAATAAGGATACGATTGGAATAGCCGCGGGAGGCAGCACCCCCGACTGGCTGATAAAAGAACTGATCCAAAAATTAAAGATGATGTAA